A window of Oncorhynchus kisutch isolate 150728-3 linkage group LG10, Okis_V2, whole genome shotgun sequence contains these coding sequences:
- the LOC109898249 gene encoding neuronal acetylcholine receptor subunit beta-4-like, producing MITNVWLTQNWVDYRLSWEPSDFDGIDKLRIPSRHIWLPDIVLYNNADGIYEVTVFTNAIVLSNGTIFWLPPAIYKSACKIEVKHFPFDQQNCTLKFRSWTYDHTEVDLVLRTGVASMDDFTPSGEWDILALPGRRTFSSSEPIYVDVTYDFLIKRKPLFYTINLIIPCVLITSLAVLVFYLPSDCGEKISLCVSVLLALTVFLLLISKIVPPTSLDVPLIGKYLMFTMVLVTFSIVTSVCVLNVHHRSPSTHTMPHWVKVLFLDWLPALLCMRHPQNNSARQRLRQRRQQSLQKTKEASPGMDPGVASSPSSSPFLLSPGSYYLRKSSDISHSPDLQEAVDGVRYVADYMIRDDDNKTVIEDWKYVAMVLDRLFLWIFAVGCIAGTLGIFLQPFFQHQTISAAPPHQGTSS from the exons ATGATCACAAATGTCTGGCTAACACAG AACTGGGTTGATTACAGGTTGTCATGGGAACCCTCAGACTTTGATGGGATTGACAAGCTCCGCATTCCGTCCCGTCATATATGGCTCCCAGATATTGTACTGTACAACAA TGCTGATGGTATCTATGAGGTGACGGTCTTCACCAACGCCATCGTCCTGTCCAACGGCACCATCTTCTGGCTCCCACCAGCTATCTATAAGAGTGCCTGCAAGATCGAGGTCAAACACTTCCCATTCGACCAACAGAACTGCACCCTGAAGTTCCGCTCGTGGACCTATGACCACACTGAG GTGGATCTGGTCCTCAGGACAGGTGTGGCCAGTATGGATGACTTCACGCCCAGTGGAGAGTGGGACATCTTGGCTTTACCCGGGAGACGTACTTTCTCCAGCTCAGAGCCCATCTACGTGGATGTGACCTACGACTTCCTGATCAAA AGGAAGCCGTTGTTCTACACCATAAATCTGATTATCCCCTGTGTCCTCATCACCTCTCTGGCTGTGTTGGTCTTCTACCTGCCCAGTGACTGTGGAGAGAAGAtcagtctgtgtgtctctgtactgTTGGCCCTCACTGTGTTCCTGTTGCTGATATCTAAGATCGTACCGCCAACCTCTCTGGACGTGCCCCTGATCG GTAAATACCTGATGTTCACCATGGTTCTCGTAACCTTCTCCAtcgtcaccagtgtgtgtgttctgaacgTCCATCACCGTTCCCCCAGCACACACACCATGCCCCACTGGGTTAAAGTTTTGTTCCTGGACTGGCTGCCTGCCCTGCTGTGCATGAGGCACCCCCAGAACAACTCGGCCAGACAGCGTCTCcgtcagaggagacagcagtcgCTCCAGAAGACCAAGGAGGCTAGCCCAGGGATGGACCCTGGCgtggcctcctctccttcctcttcaccATTCCTCCTATCTCCTGGGTCCTACTACCTCAGAAAAAG CTCTGACATCAGTCACAGTCCTGACCTACAGGAAGCTGTAGATGGGGTGCGATACGTCGCTGACTACATGATTAGAGACGACGACAACAAGACT GTGATTGAGGACTGGAAGTACGTGGCGATGGTATTGGATCGTCTGTTCCTATGGATCTTTGCAGTAGGCTGTATAGCCGGTACTCTTGGAATCTTCCTCCAACCTTTCTTCCAGCATCAGACCATCTCAGCAGCCCCACCTCACCAAGGGACGTCATCTTGA